The nucleotide window GAAAAAGTAAATCATATTTTTCTAGGATAACTGAATTTTTTACTGAAGATGATGATATCCTTCCTTTTCATTAACAGACTACAGAAATATACCGAACATTCTGCAACCAGAATGGACTATTTCGTCATCAGGTCCCATTCTAAAACCCGAGGGAAGAGGTACAAGTTGCCCTCACAATCTTCCACAGCACATTGAGTCGCAGGCTGCACATAATCTGATGGCAAACCCCCCAGAGTCCAATCTGGTAAGATTTCACTTTTTACAAATgcaaggaagaagaaaggaatttgAAAATCAACTCAATATTAATGAAAATTTCATCTTCTTTGAGGAGTCAAGACCAAGGACAAAGTCTGACCCTACACCAAATACATCAAAAACAAGACAGAGCAACTCTGACATCAGGAGTCTTTCTGGGCAGCAAGGATTTCTGAGCAGGGGGAGAGCAAACACACTGGACGGACACATGAAAATGGCAATTGCTTATACAACAGACCATCATAACTGTATCTGTCCAAAACTCCCGATGAAGCTAACAAGAGTGAATAGTACAAAGCTCCTTCCCATAATAATCAAGGAAAATGATGAATTGCTTTGTGATGCTTGTAAGGTCAAAATGAGGGGTAATATTATTCCCAAAGGAAGCAGTACAGAGAAGTGCTTAAACTCTTGCAATTACCATGATGATGTGGTTGACCTAACAACTCTCCCTCTACCGGGAAGCGACGAGGAACAAGAAGGAGAAGAATGCCATTCTCTACTTCCAACACTGGCTGCCCCTCCACCTGGTTTCAGGGATAATAGTTCTGATGAAGATGACTCCAAGCGAAGGACCACTCAAAACCTAGCTTCCAGTCGACAGCCTTGTGATGTACACTTCAATGATATCCCAGTGTCTCTAATCGACGGTGTTCAAACAAGGACTGTCAGACATcacgcccaggaacttgatgatgctctggtttccacactACAGGCCCTGGAAGCTTTAGCTGCAGCTGAAGACTGTCCACATACTCAACCACAAGAAGGATCAGGTACTAACATTTTGTTTTGAATCAATTGAAAACTTTCAAGTCATATCCCAATTTACTACAAACGTTCGTATTTTAATCCAATTTTTCTAACAATATTGACATTAAGAAAGTAACAATAATGGGAAAATTGCAGATAATAGAGGCCTGAAAAATAAagtcagaaaatgctgaaagtactTAGCAagataggcagcatctgtggagagagaaacagtattAATGTGCTGACAAAAGGTCATCAACCTAGGATGttaacactgtttctctttctgcagatgtctggcctgctgaggatATCCAGCTCTTTTTGATATTAGATAAGTATTAAAGTAATGCTCTGTTATGTTGCCAAACATCAGGAAGAATCACTGTGTCAAATTTTTAATGTGCTTCAGGATTTAGTTATACAGGTGACTTCTACAAGGGAAAGAAAAGGACTATTATTTCCTTTTGCAAACATTCTCTCTTtttacaataagaaaataatGGATGTTTTTAACATTTTTATCATTATTTATCATCAATTGCCTGATTTGGCAGTCCAGAGATGTTTGTCATTGAGAGCATTTTTGTAATGAAAGCTCTATTCAAGCATAACCAGTCTGAGTCATTTTAGAATTGCTTTATCTTAGGATATAGGGCTGCAAGCACTATCTAATAACCAGTTTTGATGGCATATAGATGGTATCATTTCTCAGTAAATTCATCAATACAGTGTAAAATCACTCTTCAAGTAAAAACTTTGTACTGTATTGGTTAATCAACTGTTTAAAATATTCTCAGTTGCAACTTTGCCTTTTATTCCATCAATCACAGTGTGATTGCGTACCTGAGGATTTCCAGTATCTCTTGAGGTTTTCTTAGCGCCGGGATATTTTTTTCCTATCTACCCACTCCCTCAAAACAATTTCTAGTACGATAGAAAATCAATACAGTTTTGCTCAGTTAGATGAAAATTATATGATAATTGAAAGTTAAGTTTTTAGCAACTTCATGGTAAGGCACAATTTTATTCAACATTTAGCTGGATTTAGCTATAATATTGTTGAATATGTACTGTAAATGATTCAGTAATATGAATTACTTAATGTTAGCAAACTATCTGTTGGCACAGAAATAATAGGCCATGACTCATTCTGTGTAATAGACACTTTCAGTGAGCAATGGAGCAGGTATTGAGCAATATGATATACTGATGAAGAATTACTAATCAAACAGTAGTATGAACCAATGGCATTACAGAGAGCAAGGTCATTAATAACCAGAGGGCCAGATAACCATGGCAGGCCATTGTTCTGGCGATGAACGTTAGAGTTGAGCATCAGTAGGACCTTGGATGCGGAGTTTAAGGATGGTGTCTCAGCTGAAGTGAAATGAAACAGTGAGAAAGGAGATTGACAATAAAGCAATACAAATTGCTTCTACATTTTTGTAATGTTTGGTCCCGTTATTCTCTGATACCCAGTACCATGATTCAGCCCACACATGTTTCACAGCAGTCTAGCTTGGCCTGAATATTTGCTGCTGTCTTGGTTAAAAGTTAATACCATCAAGAAACTGCAACACAGATTTAAAGAAACATATCAGCATGAAAGCATGATCATAAGCAAACAAATCACattattttaaataaaagaaatgaatccacaaaatagaaaatgcatggtgaAATTATTATTTCTAATCATTTTTACCGTGTGAAAAATGATAATTCAATTCTGCCATTTCTgtgttaaaatatattattaatgcaACTAACTTCAAAATCTAAGAGTCCAAGATGAGTGAGGCAATAGCAGTACCATACCCTGGAATGTACCTCTaaaaatcatcaatgtaaattagAAAAAGCCCAGAGTGCCCATGTGGAGAAACCCAGCAAAGCAGTCTGCTCACTCCTTCCATGAAGAGTGTAATTCGGGTTACCCAATGGAAATCTATCCAGAACACTGGTGGCATGAAAGCCGAAAGAAGGAAGCACAATTCTGTTTTGTACAACTGAAATGGTGTGTTCTGTACAATTCTTTCAATGAATCAGTAAGTTATTCACCATAAAACATGACATATATTGTCAGCAACCAGAACctgaaaaaatgctgaggaaatAGACCCTTTTACGGATACTTTTTATAGTGTAACTTCAAAAAGAGTTAAGATAGACATCCTCAGCTACAAGCTACATCAGCACATTGTGCGCCATTCTCCCACATAGCCCACATAAACCAGAACAAACAATGCAGTTTCAGAGTAGGAATCAAAGAAATAGTGAATGATTTTATGCAGATATCAAAGGCACAGGCATGAAGCCTGTGGAAGCCACATATCCAAAGACCTACCACTGCCATGGAACATCGGGAGTCGGTTTGTTGATGAGATATGATGCAGCCAACTATGCATCTGAAGATATTTCGGTAATATATGTGAGACCTGTGTTACAGAGTTAACAAGTAGAATTAAAACATTCTTCAATATACTATAAAGGTATGGTGGTCCCCAAAATAAAGGCAATTTTAACAAATTTTGTGAATATGTAGGGAGAATTTTGCATCCTCATAGGTAGATTGTGCTCAGCACTCAAAAGATTTAGCCGATCTCAATTATAAAGGTATACCCTCCCAACTTGCTTCCTGTCCTCAGTCTATGACAGCTTAACAAGTCAGAGGAGAAACAGTTAACAGCAAGATCACAATATCACCCATCCCTGTTCCCCAGCTCTGCAACCAAAATGGGATTCTCTCAATCAGTACATAGATTGATCATCAGCTAATGCAATTAGTACCCTGTACCTGTTACAGTAAGAAGTTATCCATCACATTGTGTTTTAAATTTTACACCTATAGAAGTATTACATATCAAGCAGAGAATAACAAAAACTAGAAATGAGAGGTTGAATGATGTTGAGGCAAATCCAACTAAGTAAACATGAACAAACCAAAAGCAGCATAAAATTGCTTCTAAATCAGGTAAAGAAAGTAAAGACTTTCGGATAAATTGTGCTTTTCATAAGCTCAGGAAGTCCTAAAACTTTTTACAAGCAATTAAGTACTTTTACAATGTAGCCATTATTAATTTAAAAAGTGTTGCAGCCAATCTGCACATAGCCAGGTTCCACAAAGAGCAATGAAAGGTGTGTAATCTGAATTTTTAGTGATGGTTATTGGACACAAATATTGACAGTATGTCAGAAATAATTTCTGTTTGTAAAAGTCCTTTTACATCTTCTGAAAGGCAGTTGGGGCCTTGTTTTaatacatggaacatagaacatagaaatctacagcacattacaagttcttcagcccacaatgttgtgtcaaccatgtaacttactcgacaaactgcctagaattaccctaccacatagccctctatttttctaagccaatgtacccatctaagagtctcttaaaagaccatattgtatctgcctctaccactgtcgccaGTAcagtagtgcattccacacacccaccattctctgtgtgaaagatttacccctgacatcccctctgtacctacttccaagcaccttaaaattatgccccctcttgttagccatttcagccctgagaaagagtctctggctatccacaaatGTTTCATAATGAAATAGCATTCACTACTATACTCCCTTAAAACCACATTGTTATCACTCCCTTAATACCACATCGTTATCACGCCCTTCCTAGAAGTTGTGTTCAGGCTTCTGGTATGGGATAAGAACTCAGTCTTTTGTCCCAGAGATGAGATGCCTAAATGGCATGAATGAACCAGTAATTGATGGGTCAACATAGACAACAATGTGATAGTAGCAACAGGAAAGGAGAAATCTTGATCTTGATCAGAAAGAGACTTGTTAAAATAAGTATCATGGCTGCTGGCTAGTAACAATCTGAGAGCTAGGaaaaaaagatattaaaaaaatTCAGATGAATGTAGAATTTTGGTAAATACTTTTCAGACATTTAAAGACATTACAAAAAAAATGTTCCAAgagctctgtccaccagagaaagcaggatctcccagtggccacacattttaattccacatcccattcccattctgatatgtctatccacggcctcctctactgtaaagatgaagccacactcaggttggaggaacaacaccttatattccgtctgggtgacctccaacctgatggcatgaacattgacttctcaaacttccgctaatgtcccacctccccctcgtaccccatccgttatttatttatatatacacattctttctctctctctcctttgtctccctctgtccttctcactataccccttgcccatccgctgggtttttcctccctcccgcttttctttctccctgggcctcctgtcccatgatcctctcatatcccttttgccaatcaactgtccagctcttggctccatccctcccccctcctgtcctctcctatcattttggatctccccctccccctcccactttcaaatctcttactagctcttccttcagttagtcctaacgaagggtctcggcccgaaacgtcaactgtacctcttcctagagatgctgcctggcctgctgcgttcaccagcaactttgatgtgtgttgcttgaatttccagcatctgcagaattcctcgtgtttgtgttccaAGAGCTCACAGTAATCTTGGACAGTAGAGCAGATCTGTGGCTAGTGCTGCTGTGCTGCACCACAGCTACAAGAACCCTGGTTCAACCATGAGCTAAATTTTCACATCTctttgactgcatgggtttccttcaggtgctctcaTTTCCTCCTACATGTCAAAGACACTTTGGTGGGTTAAATGGCCACTGTAAAATTCTAATATAGGAAAATGGCAAAAAGAATCAAGGGCAAGATGGTTGATATGTGTAAGAAAGAATAACTTCTAGAAGTATAGGAAAATAAGGGGAGAGAGAATGGGATTAATGGGATTGTTCCCATGGGAGTCAGTCTATACTTGATTGACTAAATGGCCAATTTCTGTGCCACAGGATATGAGGTACATCAGCATACACGCCTCTTATTTTTCTTGTTAAGATCTGAATTCAACCACATCTTTTTTGATCATTGACAAAGAACATATTGATATTGCACAAGCTAGTAATTTATTACAGAGGTCACTGACCTGTGTTAAGTAAACCCTGCTGACTTTTAATTCTATTCTTACAGAACACATAGGCATGAACCTATTCACTCTAACCTCTCTAATTCTAGTCTgtctattaatattattattaatggctccgtctgtctaagtagacaatggatgcagacctgggtgatgaatatggagatcctgggctgcccagacatcaagatcccccctctcggcctcgcggatgtggtccaaaggaatgtgaagcggtacatttggcatcagcttggctgcaggagctgccgggaggtgacgtgatatgtcacccaaccgccttaggggctccattccggatttgtgtagggtttactcctgagccttgtcttctcccgaagatacccacaaggcagtgggatctgtaaccctggataggggcccataccgggtactgtcagccagagccagctgagcccgggagtcatgtaaggcagggtcgtcacgctcTGTAGTAGTGAtttatggagccactacccactaccctcAGTCTGTCTATTGGTAGCTTTTTAAAGTGTATTTCTATACAGTTGATGTTTAATTTGAACAGTGACTATAAATATTTATTATCCTAATTGATTTTATACTTACTGCTTCAAATAATAAGATGAATTCTTTCTGTTTTGATCTACAGGTTTGCTTGTATTGGCAGCTATGACACCAGAGTCATCACTGGATTCTGGCCATGAAACAAATTCCTCAGAAATGACGGATATCTCTGAAATGGTCTCAGCAATAAAACAGCACCATTTACTCGCTTATCAGGGAAATAAACCTGGCCTAATTATGAAAAAGGATCTTCCCTTGAGTGCTGTTAGATGCTGTGCACAAGCTGCTTTCAGAAGAGTTCCATGTCCAAAGAGATATTACCAAGAAGCAAACACTTCATCTGCAATTACTTCCTCTAAGCAGAATCCCCCGTCAAGTTCCATTAGACTCAAACCTAGTCACATGACTGGATTTTGCACAGTTCACATGCGACCTCAGGTATTTGGTCATTCTAATGAAACCACAAGTAGGCcagaaaatattattttaaagcCTCTTCTTCAGCAGAATTGTCCACGGTGTCCAAAAACAATAGAAGACCAAATGTCCAAACAACAAATAATTAAACCTAAAGAAAACCTTTCCAAAATCCTGACATGTCCCAATGAGATAATTCAGAATATAGATGAAGATAAAGCATGTGTTAAGCAGTTATTAAGTAGAAGGAACTCTGGAAACAGCTCCAGAATTACAAGCCCTGAAATCCATCAAGAAAATTCATCAAGCTATGGCTCAACAAACAACACTTCTCCTCCAGTTTCTAAGTACACAGACAGCTGTGCTAAGTGTGATGCTTCAAAAAATGAGTATTTGAGATATGAAGGAAGCATGCAGAACCCCAGACCGTGTGAATGTCATTTGCTGAAGACCGACGCAAGGCAAGTAGACTCTCAGGCCCACCGAACAACTGTCTTCCATACTTGCACACCAAAGAACAATGAAGTGGCTTACGTCAAAGTAAGCAACAGGAAGTATCAGCCAACAGGTAAGGAAAATCCAGCATTATTCAATGACGATCTTATAGATTTGGCAGATGTTCCAGATGGTCAAAAGAATGATTATACCAAAACAGAGAAAGAATGCCAACCAATGAGGACTAGTTCCCCAAGTCCAGGCTGTTATCACAGTCCTTACAGATATCCATCTACCACTTTAGGACCAgataacagcacagcacagcaagaTAAtgctgaaaagatgaaataccagGGACACCCATGTTCTTGTAAAGCTAATATCAGTTCAGAGAGAAGTGCTGGCATCACAATGTGTTGCAAGCCTTCCAGCATGTGTGATGCTGCATTGCCGCCACATGTCTCATCATCTCCTGTGATGGAAAATGCCTTTGATGCCAAACAGCACACTTCTCTTATTCCTGATAAAGTTAATTTACAAAAAGGCTCCTTACTGAACTTTAAGAATCTCTTCTCTGCTACTTTTCCAGCAAGATTTAAGAGAGAAAGTGATGAGAGGCAGGAGCAACTTCAGAAGGTGAAACAATATGAACTTGAATTTCTTGAGGAATTACTCAAGCCCAAAACCAAAGTTGACGTATTTGCAGAAGATTATGTTCATCACAAAGGATCCAATCATTGCTCTTTTCAGATCAAAAGTAGTCCAGTTGGAAATATTCCAGGTCTATCCAGGGAACGTCGTCGTAGCTGTGATTGTAAACGTCGAGGACTGACTTGTGATTCAGTGTGTTTTCCATCAATCCCTAATACTCTGGATTCACAAAGAGCAGATCGAGGCAAAGGCCCTTGTGTTCACAAGCAGCCTAAAACCAGTGTTGCCCCTCCTGCACCAAATACCAATACCAAACAAAAAGCCATTCGAAGGCGGACCTCAAGTCTAGAGTACAGTGACTATAGAGCTGAACAGCAGCCTGGTGTGCTCTGCATGATGGCACGCGGTGATTGTCTGAAAGTGCCTCATGATAAGAAACTGGAGCGACATCATAGTGCCACCAATATAGTCTCTGAGGCAGAAATAAGTGAAATAACATCGCAGGCTTCGGAGAACAGTGCATGTATGGCCACATCTAAGACTGAAGAAACCAGGAaaatagaaaaagagaaagaattcATGAGAAAAGCTCTCAAAAGCCAGTGCCGGGAACCACCCCAGTTTGATGATCCGTCTTACGTTCAGTTTCCCAATGCAGACAAACAGCAAAGGTCCCCAGCAATTTTCTCTGTTCAGGGAGAATTCAAACCATCGAAGTCAATGCCACTTTTAAAGGGGGACATGGGTGGCAATAACCGATGCTGTTCTTTTAGATATTGTTTTTATTATAGAAATTGTGATGttgctgatgacagcagtgataaAGATGAACTTTCATATTCAGTACCAATGCAGCTTCTTCCTGATCTGAGGTCTGACAGTTCAGTGACACTCAGTGAAACATTAGCTAAAACTTATCAAACATCAGAAAGAAATGTTTCCAACGGATGTGAGGACAATGTACAACAGGAATCAGTACTGCATGATACAGGACTAGATACCAACATAACAAGAATCAATGCCCTGCGGAATAGTGTCTATACGTTACCAGATGGCTTTGTCGCCGCACAGAAGGATACTAACGAACTGTTATCTATCTTAAGGCAATGCACGACAAATCGCGGAAACTATGATGCAAAACTTTACATTTCACACCTGGATGAATACAAACAGACACTCACACTTAAGTTTAAAGAGCTGCGAACTGCATGTAGGAGAGTGGCGGCAGTAGACAAAAGCCCATCACGCATGCTTTCAGCTATCTCAACTAGCTTTCAAGTATTATGTGGCCTCATTGAAGCTTTTGTGCACTTGGTTTATATTGTGCGATCGGAAAGGCAATGCAGAGAACTCCTCTCTAAAGTGGAGGAGGTGGTGATCAATTATACTTTTTTGCTCAGAGCGGCAGAAGAATCATCCAGTAAAACATCTCATCACTTAACAAAGCAATCAACCTCTGTAACTACAGTAGTGAACACATTTACTCGTTCAATTAAAACATTAATGAACAAATAACTCCATGAAGCCATGCACTCAAACACCATCTTTTGTGTAAAACTTATTGGGAAAAAAACTTTAAACATACTCCATTGTCCTGTGCTTGGTAGTCATTTCTGTGAACAGTATTTTATCTGATTCCCTCCTGCTTTATTCTCATATTATCTGTTCTTGTTATGCTAAATGTATGTAGTAAGTTTTTCCCTGAATCCAATTTAGGTTAGATCTGCCAACTCCAATTTACCATGTACACAGCAAATTTGCCTTTCATTTTATCACTGATCTATTCATCTCAATTCATGTgtcaaaataatttattattcTCAGATATTTCAATAGTAGCAGGACACCATTTAAATCAGGATTCAGAAGAGAGAAGGATTATTAGGAAGAGCACATTCAGCTAGGCTAGATGTAAGAAGAGTTCTTTAGATTAccatagtcatacagcacagaaactacaTAAAGCTAAGAGATTGTGTTAAACTGAATCAGGCCAAGAGATTGTTTATGCCAGTGTCACAGAATCTAGGACACTATAACAGAACATTGTCTCTTCCTAGTAAAATGtaatttctggttttatttccatAATCATTTAATCAAAAGCAATGTAGAATCAGATTATCAGCAACTGATTGAGACTTAATATATCCTACAGAAACCTAAAATCATAGATACAGATTACAACTACATGTTTAAGTTTTCACATATCAAAATATTGAATTATTGTTTTTCCAGAATTATTGTCCCTCAATAATACAGCATTTTAATGCGATTTactgaaaaaaaattgagaacTGAAATATTCCTTCTACTTCTCTCATTTTGGCATAACATTTTATATTAAAAATGTATACAGCATTTTTCTCAAAGCTATATGATATAAAAGTACAGTACCCATAACTTAATGTATTGCATATGAATTTGTTACAGAACTGCAACAATTGTATTCTTGCAATGAAATCTATTGTGGATAAGGTTCTGAAGCTTTAATGATAATGCAACTTTGAAAGCATGAATTTTGATAGGCTAAGAACTAACCATCAAATCTAAGACACCTTTCTGTTAGTCTCAATAGAAGGCACTTCATAGGTATTATTATATTTCATAAATTACatctcaaaagaggctactgcaATCTCATATCCCATCACTGGATCTTCCTTAAAGTATATTGCCAACATTGTAGAAGATTGGTAGTACCGAGAATCTCATTTTGTACTACGTGCTGGTATTTCTTCCTTATGTAGCTGATGCCAGATAAGCACAACACAAATCCAGAtataattctgttcctatctgTCAATTTATTGTTCTGGTTTTCAAtgactcatatttcatctttttcattTGCTATGTACTGAGATCAAGTGGACCTTTATCTTTTTGAGTCTGCTGTATAAACTAATATTTAAAACTCCTTCTAATTCACCCTACTTATGTAAAACTGAGATGAACTAGCCCCTTTCCTACAAGTAAATGCCAAATTGTTATTTCGTCAAAAATACTAATCACCTAGTACATATGGAAAGGTATTGGGATAGAGATGTGTCTTGGTGAGTAATACAAAATGAGCATTATTGCACTGATTGACTACCATAGAGGTAGTATATACAGTAGGTGCCCATGCTTAGTTCCATTATGT belongs to Mobula hypostoma chromosome 10, sMobHyp1.1, whole genome shotgun sequence and includes:
- the frmpd3 gene encoding FERM and PDZ domain-containing protein 3, which codes for MAHDHNGHKQQDSHVMHAVSLNDMECGHFSAFTTRQVKIKRDPVYGFGFVAGGEKPVIVRAVAPGGPSEGRLIPGDQILAINDEYVSTAPRERVIDLVRNGKDSIILTVLQPYQSPKSAFISAAKKAQLRTNPVKVRFSEEVTINGNSSDPMKEETLMLISNVLNVYLENGQMKSFTFDSRTTVRDVILTLQERLSLRCIEHFALVLEVGNEGPEKKLLLLHEAETLIQVVQRSHFNAMKCILRITFFPKDPVDLLRRDPVAFDYLYAQSCSDVMKERFSGDLAENIMLKLTALHIYITVSSARTNQKITLRNVEKEWGLELFLPPSLLMYVKEKHARKILSHHLKATQAPGPLGKKISIVQAKLQYLRILNELPLYPGGLFNSVVLDAKQSEMTLLVGPQHGISHVIDLKTNLTTILAEFGRVNRIQLFKEKENVARVELTISETKPIVLLMESTEAVNFACLIAGYYRLFIDTKKMIFCSANMQPQVNKAESMKASTNAELILDCQNPTFPGPSIFSNDYIKLFPKLHLDCSEIGKEGHPVDVIYSTTHFLPVDYRNIPNILQPEWTISSSGPILKPEGRGTSCPHNLPQHIESQAAHNLMANPPESNLESRPRTKSDPTPNTSKTRQSNSDIRSLSGQQGFLSRGRANTLDGHMKMAIAYTTDHHNCICPKLPMKLTRVNSTKLLPIIIKENDELLCDACKVKMRGNIIPKGSSTEKCLNSCNYHDDVVDLTTLPLPGSDEEQEGEECHSLLPTLAAPPPGFRDNSSDEDDSKRRTTQNLASSRQPCDVHFNDIPVSLIDGVQTRTVRHHAQELDDALVSTLQALEALAAAEDCPHTQPQEGSGLLVLAAMTPESSLDSGHETNSSEMTDISEMVSAIKQHHLLAYQGNKPGLIMKKDLPLSAVRCCAQAAFRRVPCPKRYYQEANTSSAITSSKQNPPSSSIRLKPSHMTGFCTVHMRPQVFGHSNETTSRPENIILKPLLQQNCPRCPKTIEDQMSKQQIIKPKENLSKILTCPNEIIQNIDEDKACVKQLLSRRNSGNSSRITSPEIHQENSSSYGSTNNTSPPVSKYTDSCAKCDASKNEYLRYEGSMQNPRPCECHLLKTDARQVDSQAHRTTVFHTCTPKNNEVAYVKVSNRKYQPTGKENPALFNDDLIDLADVPDGQKNDYTKTEKECQPMRTSSPSPGCYHSPYRYPSTTLGPDNSTAQQDNAEKMKYQGHPCSCKANISSERSAGITMCCKPSSMCDAALPPHVSSSPVMENAFDAKQHTSLIPDKVNLQKGSLLNFKNLFSATFPARFKRESDERQEQLQKVKQYELEFLEELLKPKTKVDVFAEDYVHHKGSNHCSFQIKSSPVGNIPGLSRERRRSCDCKRRGLTCDSVCFPSIPNTLDSQRADRGKGPCVHKQPKTSVAPPAPNTNTKQKAIRRRTSSLEYSDYRAEQQPGVLCMMARGDCLKVPHDKKLERHHSATNIVSEAEISEITSQASENSACMATSKTEETRKIEKEKEFMRKALKSQCREPPQFDDPSYVQFPNADKQQRSPAIFSVQGEFKPSKSMPLLKGDMGGNNRCCSFRYCFYYRNCDVADDSSDKDELSYSVPMQLLPDLRSDSSVTLSETLAKTYQTSERNVSNGCEDNVQQESVLHDTGLDTNITRINALRNSVYTLPDGFVAAQKDTNELLSILRQCTTNRGNYDAKLYISHLDEYKQTLTLKFKELRTACRRVAAVDKSPSRMLSAISTSFQVLCGLIEAFVHLVYIVRSERQCRELLSKVEEVVINYTFLLRAAEESSSKTSHHLTKQSTSVTTVVNTFTRSIKTLMNK